A part of Crassostrea angulata isolate pt1a10 chromosome 5, ASM2561291v2, whole genome shotgun sequence genomic DNA contains:
- the LOC128184317 gene encoding uncharacterized protein LOC128184317 — translation MEDKSSIDRITEALSLLKSDLMEMRSQDVKLMRQLISINTTIGRITNKGPRVAGAVTRSASFGSMKRPTLDRMQGKKTTDIVCNLKNPLVRHRSAPLVVELRRSEAFDHSFDESEEELAGSPFESESDLESLGGSTSSLSPETPRKCPLSYMRPLPEEEDVDEKKYYGILMKNIKLWKYSQESVSSSCGSDSS, via the exons ATGGAAGACAAATCTTCTATAGACAGAATAACTGAGGCTCTGTCCCTACTCAAATCCGATCTG ATGGAAATGAGGAGCCAAGATGTCAAACTGATGCGACAACTAATCTCTATCAACACCACAATAGGTAGGATCACCAACAAGGGGCCCCGGGTCGCAGGCGCCGTCACCAGGAGTGCAAGCTTCGGCTCCATGAAGCGCCCTACCCTAGACCGGATGCAGGGCAAGAAAACGACGGACATCGTTTGTAACCTGAAGAACCCACTGGTCAGACACAGGAGCGCCCCACTGGTGGTGGAACTCCGCAGGAGCGAGGCCTTCGACCACAGCTTTGATG AATCTGAGGAGGAGTTAGCAGGTTCCCCCTTTGAGTCTGAGAGTGACCTGGAATCTCTGGGTGGGTCAACTTCCTCACTGTCCCCGGAAACCCCTAGAAAGTGCCCCCTATCCTACATGAGGCCCCTCCCCGAGGAGGAGGACGTGGACGAGAAGAAGTACTACGGGATTCTGATGAAGAACATTAAGTTATGGAAGTACTCCCAGGAATCGGTCAGTAGCTCGTGTGGCTCTGACAGTTCATGA
- the LOC128182799 gene encoding uncharacterized protein LOC128182799, whose protein sequence is MDYTSKDLSKFEVIKHELDSIKEQEEHLMENFLQISRRIQRAASSPLPVPRLLPDQAFICRHGHINCLGLYGNKEDSMNWRLATPTEILSKSLKNLEEIISSLEDMSIRESSDVSCLGHDSD, encoded by the exons ATGGATTACACGTCGAAGGATTTGAGCAAATTCGAAGTCATAAAACATGAGCTG GACAGCATCAAAGAGCAGGAGGAGCACCTCATGGAAAACTTCCTACAGATTAGCAGGCGCATTCAGAGAGCGGCATCGTCCCCACTTCCGGTCCCTCGACTACTTCCGGATCAGGCCTTTATCTGTAGACATGGTCACATCAACTGTCTGGGGTTGTACGGAAATAAGGAGGACTCAATGAATTGGAGACTTGCTACACCAACAGAGATATTGTCAAAATCCTTGAAAAATCTCGAAG AAATCATAAGCTCCCTTGAAGACATGAGTATTAGAGAGTCTTCAGACGTTTCTTGCTTAGGCCACGACTCTGACTGA
- the LOC128182798 gene encoding uncharacterized protein LOC128182798, whose amino-acid sequence MASERIDGALALLKKELREMRNQDVVIMKQLIGLTNTLKAMNGSSAKSSLSRNPSRCSLTSRKSSMDSLLSASSDSLHSAISEGESSVSSRGLPSVATTLPEAELTESQYRGILMTNVKLWKYSQADEASISSDFSDQEDDV is encoded by the exons ATGGCTTCTGAAAGAATCGATGGCGCTTTGGCTTTGCTTAAGAAAGAATTG AGAGAAATGAGAAACCAGGACGTTGTCATTATGAAACAGTTGATTGGCCTAACCAATACGCTGAAAGCAATGAATGGGTCCTCGGCGAAATCCAGCCTCAGCAGAAATCCCAGTCGATGTTCCCTGACTTCCAGGAAATCCAGCATGGACTCGCTCCTGTCGGCCTCCAGCGACAGTCTCCATTCAGCAATCTCAGAAGGGGAGAGCAGTGTCTCCTCCAGGGGCCTTCCGTCGGTTGCCACGACTCTACCGGAAGCTGAACTCACGGAGAGTCAGTACCGCGGGATCCTGATGACAAACGTCAAACTATGGAAGTACTCTCAGGCAGATGAGGCCTCTATCTCGTCCGATTTCTCAGACCAGGAGGACGATGTATGA
- the LOC128183489 gene encoding paired box protein Pax-6-like isoform X2: MRLVNRPSDILEENSLQIPEQNYSSEETNESTNIKGFSASGVNQLGGTFINGRPLPESIRQMILKLHHDGVKSSEISRVTKVSHGCVSKLLNRYQNTGSIAPSIAGGSKPKVSTDAVIDMVVKYKTENPEMFAREIRQLLIQNGVCSEQNVPSVSSVNRILRRNDLGTKSLPMGSNMVERFSSLSGVNNFTGNEITVKRIATFQVQDLGVQSPQQAGTDQSIRSLKRKHEDEDTEQAAKMQKINQYSHLPLNASNPNIVCSPGETGPQMKPHVKTQMNSLVPIQPRPSKPQQNSPSEFNHFKPGQMITFVQNSKFVPQKLQETQPILQNTVTIPGQQLKTTVTNHPVAPLISNSTSSPVPVSNTMSSCLQTPLVACTEPLAAPSFAATPLHTTEKTATSTATEGRSEVFQPFSFVDPTFGLIHVSQAPPEMLSFLGLTKQHHSSDSVLQVSKDFLDNNVNRSQCTVREQEVINTNGGGEKMSPAQIYESTSFLQQLNCSMGTEQCSSAVCEEKSYSIDASFQRDLDVLSVDFSSTSDSDLSSDHDSILDSFYQSPPNIAGQYSEQAQIHRKQLFPVC, from the exons ATGCGATTGGTTAACCGTCCTTCag ACATACTAGAAGAGAACAGCTTACAAATTCCCGAACAAAATTATTCATCCGAAGAAACAAATGAATCAACAAACATAAAAG GGTTCTCCGCTAGTGGCGTGAATCAGCTGGGTGGGACGTTTATCAACGGCCGACCGCTGCCAGAGAGTATCCGTCAAATGATCCTGAAGCTGCATCATGATGGCGTCAAGTCGTCCGAGATTTCCCGTGTCACGAAAGTCTCGCACGGCTGTGTGAGCAAGCTGTTAAACCGATaccagaacactggatctatcGCCCCCTCCATCGCCGGCGGATCCAAACCGAAGGTCTCCACTGATGCCGTCATAGACATGGTCGTCAAATACAAGACGGAAAATCCTGAGATGTTTGCGCGGGAAATTAGACAACTTCTCATCCAAAATGGCGTCTGCTCAGAACAAAACGTTCCCAGCGTTAGTTCTGTAAATCGAATTTTAAGACGAAACGATTTGGGGACAAAATCTCTACCGATGGGATCCAATATGGTGGAGAGATTTAGCAGCTTGTCGGGAGTGAACAACTTTACAGGGAACGAAATCACTGTCAAAAGAATTGCGACATTCCAAGTTCAAGACTTGGGTGTCCAATCACCACAACAAGCAGGAACTGACCAATCCATTCGGTCCTTGAAGAGGAAGCACGAGGACGAGGACACAGAACAAGCCGCGAAGATGCAGAAAATCAACCAGTATAGTCATCTACCTCTGAACGCTTCAAATCCAAATATAGTATGTTCTCCGGGAGAAACGGGTCCCCAAATGAAACCACACGTGAAAACACAAATGAATAGTCTTGTTCCAATACAGCCAAGACCGTCAAAACCCCAGCAAAACTCTCCATCAGAATTCAATCATTTCAAGCCAGGTCAAATGATTACATTCGTACAGAATAGCAAATTCGTTCCACAGAAATTACAAGAGACACAGCCTATTTTACAAAACACAGTCACCATTCCGGGGCAACAGTTGAAAACCACGGTTACAAATCATCCCGTTGCTCCTCTGATTTCAAATTCTACATCTTCACCAGTACCAGTGAGCAACACGATGTCTTCATGTCTGCAAACTCCACTTGTTGCATGCACTGAACCTTTGGCTGCTCCATCTTTCGCTGCTACTCCTCTCCATACCACAGAGAAAACCGCCACCTCTACAGCCACAGAGGGTCGGTCTGAGGTCTTCCAGCCTTTCTCCTTCGTTGATCCTACGTTCGGATTAATCCACGTTTCACAGGCACCACCAGAAATGCTGTCTTTTTTAGGACTAACGAAACAACACCATAGTAGTGACTCCGTTCTGCAAGTCAGCAAAGATTTTCTCGATAACAACGTGAACAGATCCCAATGTACTGTCAGAGAACAGGAAGTCATTAACACAAATGGTGGAGGAGAGAAAATGTCTCCTGCGCAAATTTACGAAAGCACTTCATTTTTACAACAGCTGAACTGTTCCATGGGTACAGAGCAGTGTTCCTCGGCCGTCTGTGAGGAGAAGTCCTACTCCATAGACGCGTCCTTCCAGAGAGACCTGGATGTTCTGTCTGTCGACTTCAGCTCGACCTCTGACTCCGACCTATCCAGTGATCACGACTCCATTCTGGATTCTTTCTATCAGTCTCCCCCAAACATTGCAGGGCAATACAGCGAACAAGCCCAGATCCACAGAAAACAGTTATTCCCAGTGTGCTGA
- the LOC128183489 gene encoding paired box protein Pax-6-like isoform X1 — translation MLYEKFHINKFHSNKMENTFNFPDILEENSLQIPEQNYSSEETNESTNIKGFSASGVNQLGGTFINGRPLPESIRQMILKLHHDGVKSSEISRVTKVSHGCVSKLLNRYQNTGSIAPSIAGGSKPKVSTDAVIDMVVKYKTENPEMFAREIRQLLIQNGVCSEQNVPSVSSVNRILRRNDLGTKSLPMGSNMVERFSSLSGVNNFTGNEITVKRIATFQVQDLGVQSPQQAGTDQSIRSLKRKHEDEDTEQAAKMQKINQYSHLPLNASNPNIVCSPGETGPQMKPHVKTQMNSLVPIQPRPSKPQQNSPSEFNHFKPGQMITFVQNSKFVPQKLQETQPILQNTVTIPGQQLKTTVTNHPVAPLISNSTSSPVPVSNTMSSCLQTPLVACTEPLAAPSFAATPLHTTEKTATSTATEGRSEVFQPFSFVDPTFGLIHVSQAPPEMLSFLGLTKQHHSSDSVLQVSKDFLDNNVNRSQCTVREQEVINTNGGGEKMSPAQIYESTSFLQQLNCSMGTEQCSSAVCEEKSYSIDASFQRDLDVLSVDFSSTSDSDLSSDHDSILDSFYQSPPNIAGQYSEQAQIHRKQLFPVC, via the exons atgttgtatgaaaaatttcatatcaacAAATTTCATTCAAACAAGATGGAGAATACTTTCAATTTTCCAGACATACTAGAAGAGAACAGCTTACAAATTCCCGAACAAAATTATTCATCCGAAGAAACAAATGAATCAACAAACATAAAAG GGTTCTCCGCTAGTGGCGTGAATCAGCTGGGTGGGACGTTTATCAACGGCCGACCGCTGCCAGAGAGTATCCGTCAAATGATCCTGAAGCTGCATCATGATGGCGTCAAGTCGTCCGAGATTTCCCGTGTCACGAAAGTCTCGCACGGCTGTGTGAGCAAGCTGTTAAACCGATaccagaacactggatctatcGCCCCCTCCATCGCCGGCGGATCCAAACCGAAGGTCTCCACTGATGCCGTCATAGACATGGTCGTCAAATACAAGACGGAAAATCCTGAGATGTTTGCGCGGGAAATTAGACAACTTCTCATCCAAAATGGCGTCTGCTCAGAACAAAACGTTCCCAGCGTTAGTTCTGTAAATCGAATTTTAAGACGAAACGATTTGGGGACAAAATCTCTACCGATGGGATCCAATATGGTGGAGAGATTTAGCAGCTTGTCGGGAGTGAACAACTTTACAGGGAACGAAATCACTGTCAAAAGAATTGCGACATTCCAAGTTCAAGACTTGGGTGTCCAATCACCACAACAAGCAGGAACTGACCAATCCATTCGGTCCTTGAAGAGGAAGCACGAGGACGAGGACACAGAACAAGCCGCGAAGATGCAGAAAATCAACCAGTATAGTCATCTACCTCTGAACGCTTCAAATCCAAATATAGTATGTTCTCCGGGAGAAACGGGTCCCCAAATGAAACCACACGTGAAAACACAAATGAATAGTCTTGTTCCAATACAGCCAAGACCGTCAAAACCCCAGCAAAACTCTCCATCAGAATTCAATCATTTCAAGCCAGGTCAAATGATTACATTCGTACAGAATAGCAAATTCGTTCCACAGAAATTACAAGAGACACAGCCTATTTTACAAAACACAGTCACCATTCCGGGGCAACAGTTGAAAACCACGGTTACAAATCATCCCGTTGCTCCTCTGATTTCAAATTCTACATCTTCACCAGTACCAGTGAGCAACACGATGTCTTCATGTCTGCAAACTCCACTTGTTGCATGCACTGAACCTTTGGCTGCTCCATCTTTCGCTGCTACTCCTCTCCATACCACAGAGAAAACCGCCACCTCTACAGCCACAGAGGGTCGGTCTGAGGTCTTCCAGCCTTTCTCCTTCGTTGATCCTACGTTCGGATTAATCCACGTTTCACAGGCACCACCAGAAATGCTGTCTTTTTTAGGACTAACGAAACAACACCATAGTAGTGACTCCGTTCTGCAAGTCAGCAAAGATTTTCTCGATAACAACGTGAACAGATCCCAATGTACTGTCAGAGAACAGGAAGTCATTAACACAAATGGTGGAGGAGAGAAAATGTCTCCTGCGCAAATTTACGAAAGCACTTCATTTTTACAACAGCTGAACTGTTCCATGGGTACAGAGCAGTGTTCCTCGGCCGTCTGTGAGGAGAAGTCCTACTCCATAGACGCGTCCTTCCAGAGAGACCTGGATGTTCTGTCTGTCGACTTCAGCTCGACCTCTGACTCCGACCTATCCAGTGATCACGACTCCATTCTGGATTCTTTCTATCAGTCTCCCCCAAACATTGCAGGGCAATACAGCGAACAAGCCCAGATCCACAGAAAACAGTTATTCCCAGTGTGCTGA